A region from the Benincasa hispida cultivar B227 chromosome 12, ASM972705v1, whole genome shotgun sequence genome encodes:
- the LOC120068313 gene encoding LOW QUALITY PROTEIN: acetyl-coenzyme A synthetase, chloroplastic/glyoxysomal-like (The sequence of the model RefSeq protein was modified relative to this genomic sequence to represent the inferred CDS: deleted 1 base in 1 codon; substituted 1 base at 1 genomic stop codon), with the protein MYKRSIEEPSKFWSEIASSEFLSGKRSGSSSSRHXNLDITKGKINIEWFKGGITNICYNCIDRNIEAGLGDKIAMYWEGNEPGYEASLTYTNLLHQVSQVGNYLRDIGVKKGNTVVIYLPMIMELPIAMLACARIGAIHSVVFAGFSSESLAQRIIDCKPKALITCNAAKRGSKTILLKDIVDAALIQSAKHGHSIDSCLVYENKSTLKKESTPWKEGRDIWWQDVIPKYSKNCDVEWVDAEDPLFLLYTSGSAGKPKGVVHTTGGYMVYVGTSFKYVFDYKPFDIYWSTADCGWGAGHGYVTYGPLLNAATIVIHEGVANYPNSGRCWEIVDKYKVSVFFTAPTLIRSLMRDGDEHVRRYSRKSLRVLGSAGEPINPAAWRWFYKVVGDSRCPILDTWWQTETGAAMITPMPGAWPLKPGSATFPFFGVQAVIVDEEGKEIEGEGNGYLCIKGSWPGALRTLYGDHDRFETTYFKPFPGYYFTGDGCTRDKDGYIWITGRVDDVLNVSGHRIGTAEIESALVSHPHCTEAAVIGIDHEVKGQSIRAFVTLVEGVPQSEELRESLIQTIRTQIGAFAAPDKIHWANELPKTRSGKILRRALRKIASKQLDEIGDTSTLADPTVLDQLIAQIDS; encoded by the exons ATGTACAAAAGATCCATTGAAGAACCTTCAAAATTTTGGTCCGAAATTGCATCATCTGAGTTTCTATCTGGAAAAAGGAGTGGA TCATCATCAAGCCGTCATTGAAACCTTGATATTACCAAAGGCAAGATTAATATAGAG TGGTTCAAGGGTGGCATCACAAATATTTGCTATAATTGCATTGATAGAAACATTGAAGCTGGATTGGGAGATAAAATTGCAATGTATTGGGAGGGAAATGAGCCTGGCTATGAGGCTTCTTTAACCTACACCAACCTCCTCCACCAAGTTTCCCaa GTTGGTAATTATTTGAGAGATATTGGAGTTAAAAAAGGAAATACTGTTGTGATTTACTTACCTATGATTATGGAACTTCCCATTGCAATGTTGGCTTGTGCTCGCATTGGTGCCATCCATTCG gttgtatTTGCTGGATTTTCTTCTGAATCACTTGCTCAAAGAATAATTGATTGCAAACCAAAAGCTTTGATTACTTGCAATGCTGCAAAAAGAGGCTCAAAAACCATCCTTCTTAAAGACATTGTTGATGCTGCCCTCATCCAATCAGCCAAACATGGCCATTCTATTG ATTCATGTTtggtttatgaaaataaatcaaCTTTGAAGAAAGAAAGCACCCCATGGAAAGAAGGAAGAGATATATGGTGGCag gATGTTATTCCTAAATATTCAAAGAATTGTGATGTGGAATGGGTTGATGCTGAGGATCCTCTTTTTTTGCTTTACACAAGTGGGAGTGCTGGAAAGCCTAAG GGTGTAGTTCATACAACAGGTGGATATATGGTGTACGTTGGAACCAGTTTCAAATATGTCTTTGACTATAAACCTTTTGATATTTATTG gtCCACGGCTGATTGCGGTTGGGGTGCGGGGCACGGTTACGTGACATATGGGCCACTGCTTAATGCAGCCACTATTGTTATTCATGAAGGG GTTGCAAATTATCCAAATTCAGGGAGGTGTTGGGAAATAGTGGACAAATACAAAGTCTCCGTTTTCTTCACTGCTCCCACTTTGATCCGTTCTCTCATGCGGGATGGTGATGAG CATGTTAGGCGTTACTCTCGAAAATCTCTACGAGTACTTGGAAGTGCAGGCGAGCCAATTAATCCAGCTGCATGGAG GTGGTTTTATAAGGTGGTGGGTGACTCTCGGTGCCCTATTTTGGACACGTGGTGGCAAACAGAGACCGGTGCCGCCatg ATTACTCCAATGCCAGGGGCATGGCCATTGAAGCCTGGTTCTGCTACTTTCCCATTTTTTGGAGTCCAG GCAGTGATAGTGGATGAAGAGGGGAAGGAAATAGAAGGAGaaggcaatgggtacttatgTATAAAAGGTTCATGGCCAGGGGCATTGAGGACACTTTATGGAGATCATGACAGATTTGAAACCACATATTTCAAGCCATTTCCAGGATATTATTTCACTGGTGATGGTTGTACCAG GGATAAAGACGGATACATCTGGATTACTGGACGAGTCGACGATGTTCTCAATGTTAG TGGACATCGAATTGGGACAGCAGAAATAGAATCTGCATTAGTTTCACATCCTCATTGTACAGAAGCTGCAGTGATTGGGATTGATCATGAG GTTAAGGGGCAGAGTATTCGTGCATTTGTTACGCTAGTTGAAGGAGTTCCTCAAAGTGAAGAGCTCCGAGAAAGCCTAATACAAACAATTCGAACACAA ATTGGAGCATTTGCAGCACCTGATAAAATACATTGGGCAAATGAGCTGCCAAAAACAAGGAGTGGAAAGATATTGAGAAGAGCTTTGAGAAAAATTGCATCCAAGCAGTTGGATGAGATTGGAGATACCTCAACACTTGCAGATCCTACTGTCTTGGATCAACTTATTGCACAAATTGATTCTTGA